From one Trifolium pratense cultivar HEN17-A07 linkage group LG1, ARS_RC_1.1, whole genome shotgun sequence genomic stretch:
- the LOC123892531 gene encoding ammonium transporter 2 member 5, with amino-acid sequence MSGLPTDPDYLNKSDNAWQLVAATFVGLQSVPGLIILYGGAVKKKWAVNSAFMSLYAFACVFLCWVIWAYRLSFGDQLLPFWGKPALALDEVYLFKKAFSGNFPNATMIYFQGVFAAITLILIAGAVLGRMNFYAWMLFVPLWLTFSYTFTAFSIWSPNGFLTKLGIIDYSGGYVIHLSSGVAGFTAAYWVGPRLNKDRERFPPNNLLLMLAGAGLLWMGWTGFNGGDPYSVGIDASLAVLNTHACTATSLLTWVLLDVIFFRKPSVIGAVQGMITGLVCITPAAGVVQGWAALIMGVCSGSIPWFTMMVIHKRSKLLQKVDDTMAVLHTHAIAGSLGGILTGLFAEPNLNALFYGAYNKYVGLFYGLHMKKASLGFRQIGIQLIGILFVIFVNVVSTSLICLFIRLFVPLRMSEEDMEIGDEAAHGEEAYAIWGQGDKLENSSSKYGSSLYEDVEVAVTTKNKRGSQIEMM; translated from the exons ATGTCTGGATTACCGACCGATCCTGACTATTTAAACAAATCCGACAATGCATGGCAACTAGTCGCGGCCACATTTGTCGGTCTCCAAAGTGTTCCGGGACTAATAATATTATACGGCGGAgcggttaaaaaaaaatgggcAGTGAATTCAGCATTCATGTCACTCTATGCATTTGCTTGTGTATTTCTTTGTTGGGTTATTTGGGCTTATAGATTATCATTTGGTGATCAACTTTTACCATTTTGGGGAAAACCAGCACTTGCACTTGATGAAGTTTATCTTTTCAAAAAAGCATTTTCAGGAAATTTTCCTAATGCTACTATGATTTATTTTCAAGGTGTTTTTGCTGCTATTACTTTGATTTTGATAGCTGGTGCTGTGTTGGGGAGAATGAATTTCTATGCTTGGATGTTGTTTGTGCCTTTATGGCTCACTTTTTCATATACTTTTACTGCTTTTAGTATTTGGAGTCCTAATGGCTTTTTGACTAAGTTGGGGATTATTGATTATTCTGGTGGTTATGTTATTCATTTGTCTTCTGGTGTTGCTGGTTTCACTGCTGCATATTGG GTTGGACCGCGTCTAAACAAAGACAGGGAAAGGTTTCCACCAAACAACCTCCTTCTCATGCTCGCCGGAGCAGGGCTTCTATGGATGGGATGGACAGGATTCAATGGAGGAGATCCGTACTCAGTTGGCATAGATGCTTCCTTGGCTGTCTTGAACACACATGCTTGTACTGCTACTAGCTTGCTTACTTGGGTTTTACTTGATGTCATCTTTTTCAGAAAGCCTTCTGTTATTGGTGCTGTTCAAGGCATGATTACTGGTTTGGTTTGCATTACCCCTGCTGCAG GAGTTGTACAAGGATGGGCAGCCCTTATAATGGGAGTCTGCTCTGGCTCAATTCCATGGTTCACTATGATGGTAATCCACAAGAGATCAAAGTTACTTCAAAAGGTAGATGACACAATGGCAGTGTTACACACTCATGCAATTGCAGGAAGTCTTGGTGGAATTCTCACTGGTCTCTTTGCTGAGCCAAACTTAAATGCATTATTCTATGGTGCTTATAATAAATATGTTGGTCTATTTTATGGATTACATATGAAAAAGGCTAGTCTTGGATTCAGACAAATTGGAATCCAATTAATTGGAATTTTGTTTGTTATCTTTGTTAATGTTGTAAGTACAAGTTTGATATGTCTCTTCATTCGTCTTTTCGTTCCATTGAGAATGTCCGAAGAGGATATGGAAATCGGCGACGAAGCTGCTCATGGTGAAGAAGCTTATGCAATTTGGGGTCAAGGTGATAAACTTGAAAATTCAAGTTCAAAATATGGAAGTTCTTTGTATGAAGATGTTGAAGTTGCCGTGACGACGAAGAACAAGCGCGGTAGCCAGATTGAGATGATGTAA